From a single Miscanthus floridulus cultivar M001 chromosome 8, ASM1932011v1, whole genome shotgun sequence genomic region:
- the LOC136474855 gene encoding uncharacterized protein, with the protein MTTGSATSSSSSSTTNSLGSLSAPAVFVAPYATINVKNHIPVTLELTRPNFNQWEPFFTSLCGKFGLLSHITEEAGSPDPAWNIADACVRSWLLGSVGPDVHGLATAPDQTARGLWLAIRRLFEANKAPRAIFLGHKFYSMTQGDSPVNDYAQKMKATADALRDVGRVITDSELVLNFLRGLNPRFASTADNIADSHPLPDFATTREKLVLKELRLANEGTVAAQTAFHAACGTVCRTVSSATGGSFTGYGGGSSGGGSSGGKGGGNGRWKKKGKGGAPKSAASAAPWLCYPPWTAAPHQQPWRPPAWGGPGVLGAPPPAQAHTAFAPAQLSGATNSSLPPHQQQGGWDQAGLIAALNQMSLQGSSPWVFDTGATAHMSSSDGPADRARDSSLQ; encoded by the exons ATGACGACTGGATCTGCcaccagctcctcctcctccagcaccaCGAACAGCCTGGGCTCCCTCTCTGCCCCTGCTGTCTTCGTTGCCCCCTATGCAACGATCAATGTCAAGAACCACATCCCGGTGACCCTGGAACTGACGAGGCCCAATTTCAACCAGTGGGAACCGTTCTTCACTTCTCTCTGCGGGAAATTCGGCCTTCTTTCCCACATCACGGAGGAAGCTGGCTCCCCCGACCCTGCCTGGAACATCGCCGACGCCTGCGTCCGCAGTTGGCTCCTTGGCTCTGTTGGGCCGGATGTCCACGGCCTGGCGACGGCACCAGATCAGACCGCGCGTGGCCTCTGGCTCGCCATCAGGCGCCTCTTCGAGGCCAACAAGGCCCCGCGCGCCATCTTCCTGGGTCACAAGTTCTACTCCATGACCCAGGGCGACTCCCCCGTCAACGACTACGCCCAAAAGATGAAGGCCACCGCCGACGCACTCCGTGATGTCGGTCGCGTCATCACCGACTCGGAGCTCGTCCTCAACTTCCTGCGCGGCCTCAACCCCCGCTTCGCCAGCACCGCCGACAACATCGCCGACTCGCACCCGTTGCCGGACTTCGCCACTACGCGCGAGAAGCTCGTCCTCAAGGAGCTCCGCCTCGCCAACGAGGGCACCGTGGCAGCCCAGACGGCGTTCCACGCCGCGTGCGGCACTGTCTGCCGCACTGTCTCCAGCGCCACCGGCGGCAGCTTCACCGGCTATGGTGGCGgctccagcggcggcggcagcagcggcgggaAGGGCGGCGGCAATGGCCGCTGGAAGAAGAAGGGCAAGGGCGGCGCCCCGAAGTCTGCTGCATCGGCGGCTCCGTGGCTCTGCTACCCGCCCTGGACTGCTGCGCCGCATCAACAGCCATGGCGTCCACCAGCGTGGGGCGGCCCTGGCGTGCTCGGGGCTCCTCCCCCGGCCCAGGCCCACACGGCCTTTGCCCCCGCTCAGTTGTCCGGCGCCACGAACTCCTCTCTGCCTCCTCACCAGCAGCAGGGCGGCTGGGATCAGGCAGGCCTCATCGCTGCCCTGAACCAGATGTCGCTTCAGGGGTCCTCCCCCTGGGTCTTCGACACTGGTGCCActgcccacatgtcatcctcggATG GACCAGCAGACCGGGCGCGTGACTCTTCGCTGCAATAG